GCCTGGCGCTTCCTCACCTACATGTTCATGCACGTGGGGTAGGTCCTGCcggggggggacagggggacacccCGGGGGCTgcacaggctgagcacccctgtcccctcctgtgcccgggcaggctggagcagctggggttCAACGCCCTCCTGCAGCTGATGATCGGGGTGCCCCTGGAGATGGTGCACGGCATCCTGCGCATCAGCTTCCTCTACCTGGCCGGGGTCCTGGCAggtgggtgctgccctgggggggactgtccccatcccgctgtccatccctgtcaccagcctggggagggcacGGGGAGGGGCACTCTGAGTTTGGTGGGGccgctgggctctgctggcagtgccagtgtcacttggccaggggctggggggcaaTGCAGGCTGTAATTAATTAATGTAGACAGTAATTAATTAATGCTGTGAGCCCTGTCTGTGCCCCCAGGCTCCCTCACCGTCTCCATCACGGACATGAGGGCCCCCCTGGTCGGGGGCTCGGGGGGGGTCTatgccctctgctctgctcacctcGCCAACGTCGTCATGGTCAGccaggggacaaggggacacgggggggacaggggtggaTGGCTTTGTAGGGTGGGCAGCATGCTGGGGGATGCCATGGGGTGACAACAGGCATGGGAGCTGTCTGCAGGTTGGCCAGGGACATCATTAGGGGGGATGCCATGGGGTGGCTGGCACTGTGGGGTGGGCAGCAGTGGTGGGGGGGATGCTCTGGGTGGCATTAGGGGTGGCACTGTCACAGGAGGACATCATGGGTGACATCATGGGGTGGGTGTgggtggggaggagctggggcctGAGGGGGCTCCATGGAGCACTCCAGGGGCTCTGGCAGAAGCCCCCACCTCAGTGCTGGAGCACCACTGGTGCCAGctcatcatccatcatccatccatccatcatccatccatccatccatccatccatccatccatccatccatccatccatcatccatccatccatcatccatccatccatccatccatccatccatccatccatccatccatccctccatccatccatccatccatcatccatccatcccccatccatccatccatccatccatccatccatccatccatccatccatccctccatccatccatccatcatccatccatccatccatcccccatccatccatccatcatccatccatcatccatccatccatccatccatccatccatccatccatccatccatcccccatccatccatccatccatccatccatccatccatccatccatcatccatccatccatccatccatccatccatccatccatccatccatccctccatccatccatcatccatccatccatccatcatccatccatccatcatccatccatccatccatccatccatccatccatccatccatcatccatccatccatccatccatccatccatccatccatccatccatccatccatccatccatccatccatccatccatccatccatccctcccccatccctctctccctccgTTCCCGCAGAACTGGGCCGGGATGCGCTGTCCCTACAAGCTGCTGCGGATGGTGCTGGCGCTGGTGTGCAGTGAGTACCGCCCCCCGTTCCcccggccgcgctgccccgCCGCGGGCTCAGCCGCTGCCCTGTCCCGCAGTGAGCTCCGAGGTCGGTCGCGCCGTCTGGCTCCGCTTCTCTCCGCCGCTGCCGGCCTCgggcccccagcccagcttcATGGCGCACCTGGCGGGGGCCATCGTGGGCATCAGCATGGGGCTGACCATCCTGCGCAGCTACGAGGAGAGCCTGCAGGACCAGTGCGgctggtgggtgctgctgctgtcctaCGGCACCTTCCTGCTCTTCGCCGTCTTCTGGAACATCTTCGCCTACGACCTGCTGGGGGCACAGATCCCCCCCCCGCCCTagcccgccgccccccgccccaaCCCCGCGGCTGATTCGGTTTCCGAGCCCCcggtggaggggctgggggggtcccCGCGCGCGACATGGGGACAGGCCACCCCCCGCCCGCCTGTCCCCTCGGTGCTAGCGATcgcgccgccccccgccccgggctGCGCCCCCCGATGTCCCCTGCCGCCCCCCCGCCCTAGCCCCGTCCCCAAAGGAGCTTCAGCCCTGCCCCGGCACCGCCAACGCCCCCGGGGTGCCCGCAGGGCTCGGAACGCGCCCCTCTGGAGGGAGCCGGGCCAGCGGGACCCCCCCGGCTCCCGGACCCCCCTTCCCAGGGTGGGGGCCGCTTGTTGCCCCCCAGGACCTGCACTTTCACACCAAGGACTGGTGCCAAAAGAGGAGCGATTTATTTTTCTAtgccaaaataaatataaataaaagaaagaggaatttAACAAGAAGAAGGATATGGGGAGAGCCCGGCAGGAACCAGCTGAGACCGGCACGACTCGTTTTGGCGGTGCCCTCGGCGGCAcagcccccccgccccgccccggccccggtcGCCCTCCCGGGACAGGGGCTGGCCCCGGAATGGGGGCGCGGGGGGTCCCCGCTCTAACCCCCCCCAGACCTTTTTGgagtataaataaatattttgcacaCTGCGGGCTCGTGTCTCTGTCGggggaggggttttggggtgccccggTCCCTGATGGAGGCAGTGCGGGTGCTCTGGCTGGCTGgcccgggggcgggggggggcaCAGCCGGGCTCGGGGCTTACTGGAGCAGAAAACTCCGGGATCAGTGGAGCGGCACCCGGCCGAgcccccggggctggcagcgcgGGGGGCACCGGGGTGCGAGGGGTGGGCGCTGAGAcacccccggcccgccccgccccgtcCTGCCCGCTGCACGCACCAGCGCCGGCTGCAGGCACCGAGCCCCCCTCACACCCTGCACCCCCATTCACCGCCACCGCTCAGCCCGCCCCCCACCCCCATCAGCTCCACGGCGTCTCCTCCCTGGACTCTCACACCCCCAACACCCCTTTGCACCCCTGGCCCCTCCAGCCAGGCCCCTCACCCATCTTcctgtgtgccctgctcccaccaAACCCCGTTTGACCCCATAAACTgccccccaacccctccctccctccctccatccatccatccatccatccatccatccatccatccatccatccatccatccatccatccatccatccatcatccatcatccgtccatccgtccatccatccatccatccgttCAACCTCATAAACCACACTCTGGCCACGCCCACTCGCTACTGACCACGCCCCTGCAGTCATCTGCCTCTTAGCCCCGCCCCTTTCCAGCCGCGCCCCGTACCATCCCCTGCCAGACAGACCACGCCCCCAAAATCTAGCCCCGCCCCTTATTTCATCAACCCCGCCTTCCGCTCGGCATCCCGTTCCTGCCCGGAggcccctccccctccccataAGCCCCGc
Above is a window of Molothrus ater isolate BHLD 08-10-18 breed brown headed cowbird chromosome 16, BPBGC_Mater_1.1, whole genome shotgun sequence DNA encoding:
- the RHBDL1 gene encoding rhomboid-related protein 1 isoform X2 codes for the protein MDRSSLLQLIQEQLDPENTGFIGVETFASLVHSHELPLDPAKLDMLVALAQGNDEGQVCYQELVDLISSKRSSSFKRAIANGQRALPRDVLLDETGLGIYKRFVRYVAYEILPCEMDRRWYFYQHRTCPPPVFMAAVTLTQIIVFLCYGARLNKWVLQTYHPEYMKSPLVYHPGHRARAWRFLTYMFMHVGLEQLGFNALLQLMIGVPLEMVHGILRISFLYLAGVLAGSLTVSITDMRAPLVGGSGGVYALCSAHLANVVMNWAGMRCPYKLLRMVLALVCMSSEVGRAVWLRFSPPLPASGPQPSFMAHLAGAIVGISMGLTILRSYEESLQDQCGWWVLLLSYGTFLLFAVFWNIFAYDLLGAQIPPPP
- the RHBDL1 gene encoding rhomboid-related protein 1 isoform X1; the encoded protein is MDRSSLLQLIQEQLDPENTGFIGVETFASLVHSHELPLDPAKLDMLVALAQGNDEGQVCYQELVDLISSKRSSSFKRAIANGQRALPRDVLLDETGLGIYKRFVRYVAYEILPCEMDRRWYFYQHRTCPPPVFMAAVTLTQIIVFLCYGARLNKWVLQTYHPEYMKSPLVYHPGHRARAWRFLTYMFMHVGLEQLGFNALLQLMIGVPLEMVHGILRISFLYLAGVLAGSLTVSITDMRAPLVGGSGGVYALCSAHLANVVMNWAGMRCPYKLLRMVLALVCSEYRPPFPRPRCPAAGSAAALSRSELRGRSRRLAPLLSAAAGLGPPAQLHGAPGGGHRGHQHGADHPAQLRGEPAGPVRLVGAAAVLRHLPALRRLLEHLRLRPAGGTDPPPALARRPPPQPRG